Proteins from one Catenuloplanes atrovinosus genomic window:
- a CDS encoding DUF4956 domain-containing protein has translation MQQLIVIAVDLVAIAVLVFAVYFPRHHRRDLVAAFLGVNIGVLAVSLVLASSTVGVGLGLGLFGVLSIIRLRSDEIAQHEVAYYFAALALGLLAGLSGTVTPLTAALMALIVVALAAGDHPALFRRHRARTVRLDTAHTDETALAAHLEVLLDARVLNVSIKSVDLVNDTTLAEVRYLEPRRPPVTDRGPAIERIEAGR, from the coding sequence GTGCAACAGCTCATCGTCATCGCCGTGGACCTCGTCGCGATAGCCGTCCTGGTCTTCGCGGTCTACTTCCCCCGCCACCACCGGCGAGACCTGGTCGCGGCGTTCCTCGGCGTCAACATCGGCGTGCTCGCCGTGTCCCTGGTGCTCGCCTCCTCCACCGTCGGCGTCGGCCTCGGCCTCGGCCTGTTCGGCGTGCTGTCCATCATCCGGCTGCGATCCGACGAGATCGCGCAGCACGAGGTCGCCTACTACTTCGCGGCGCTGGCCCTGGGCCTGCTCGCCGGCCTCAGCGGCACCGTCACCCCGCTCACCGCCGCGCTGATGGCCCTGATCGTGGTCGCGCTCGCCGCCGGTGATCACCCCGCCCTGTTCCGGCGGCACCGCGCCCGCACCGTCCGGCTGGACACCGCGCACACCGACGAGACCGCGCTCGCCGCACACCTGGAGGTGCTGCTCGACGCGCGCGTCCTCAACGTCTCGATCAAGAGCGTGGACCTGGTCAACGACACCACGCTCGCCGAGGTCCGCTATCTCGAACCACGCCGCCCGCCGGTCACCGACCGCGGCCCCGCCATCGAGCGCATCGAGGCCGGACGATGA
- a CDS encoding class I SAM-dependent methyltransferase has translation MAGGTPFGAVAGRYDEARPGYPPEIADAIVAYHGGVPASVAEIGAGTGKGTEVLDRIGAPLICVEPDARMAAVLAARFPHARVDVAGFEEWTPPAGGAGVLACAMAWHWLDPATRNGRARHALAPGGTLAIFGHRYGYADAALGDAISAALRSVDPAVRERPVDWFHADVLAHREFTDVRKEIFRRELPLGRARFLALVSTFGPFLSRPPEQRRQALAALDRLVDDAGGTVVLDLRTTLVLGTG, from the coding sequence ATGGCAGGCGGCACCCCGTTCGGCGCGGTGGCCGGACGGTACGACGAGGCCCGGCCCGGTTATCCGCCGGAGATCGCGGACGCGATCGTGGCGTACCACGGCGGCGTGCCCGCGTCCGTCGCGGAGATCGGAGCCGGTACGGGCAAGGGCACGGAGGTGCTCGACCGCATCGGCGCACCGCTGATCTGCGTCGAGCCGGACGCGCGGATGGCGGCGGTGCTGGCCGCGCGGTTCCCGCACGCGCGGGTGGACGTGGCCGGGTTCGAGGAGTGGACTCCCCCGGCCGGCGGCGCCGGCGTGCTGGCGTGCGCGATGGCCTGGCACTGGCTGGATCCGGCGACCCGCAACGGCCGCGCCCGGCACGCCCTCGCCCCCGGCGGCACGCTGGCGATCTTCGGGCATCGGTACGGCTACGCGGACGCCGCCCTGGGGGACGCGATCTCCGCCGCGCTGCGGTCGGTCGACCCTGCGGTCCGGGAGCGGCCGGTGGACTGGTTCCACGCGGACGTCCTCGCGCACCGCGAGTTCACCGACGTGCGGAAGGAGATCTTCCGTCGCGAGCTGCCGCTGGGCAGGGCACGTTTCCTCGCGCTGGTCAGCACGTTCGGGCCGTTCCTGTCCCGGCCGCCGGAGCAGCGGCGGCAGGCGCTGGCCGCGCTCGACCGGCTCG